A genomic stretch from Seriola aureovittata isolate HTS-2021-v1 ecotype China chromosome 13, ASM2101889v1, whole genome shotgun sequence includes:
- the LOC130180721 gene encoding NACHT, LRR and PYD domains-containing protein 5-like isoform X4 codes for MLIRCRNRGKFAQDHQLRNKGDVDRDPRQQLMHQEATQEQERVDQEISEVPSGQSDQQHQTYLDSVFMLLEENIVTFVKNELKKIKKVVGPDYSECSESQREDEEVLNSEDEEQRRSSREAFLQITLDFLREMKEEELADCLQSKSPVMCQPRLKAKLKEKFQCVFEGIAKAGNPTLLNEIYTELYITEGGTGEVNDEHEVRQIETASRKPDRPETTIRQEDIFKSSPGRDEPIRTVMTKGVAGIGKTVLTQKFTLDWAENKANWDIQFTFPFSFRELNVLKEKKFSLVELVHHFFTETKEAGICRFDQFQVVFIFDGLDECRPPLDFHNTEILTDVTESTSVDVLLTNLIRGKLLPSARLWITTRPAAANQIPPECVDMVTEVKGFTDEQKEEYFRKRFRDEDQASRIISHIKTSRSLHIMCHIPVFCWITATVLEEVLKTREGGELPKTLTQMYIHFLVVQSKLKNVKYDGGAETDPHWSPKTRKMIESLGKLAFEQLQKGNLIFYESDLTECGIDIRAASVYSGVLTQIFKEERGLYQDKVFCFVHLSVQEFLAALHVHLTFINSGVNLLSEEQSTSHNSKKRNSKKESKETNFYKSALNKALQSPNGHLDLFLRFLLGFSLQTNQTLLQGLLRQTGSHSQTNQKTVQYIKLKIEETSSLEKTINLFHCLNELNDRSLVEEIQKSLTSGSLSTDKLSPAQWSALGFILLSSDKELDVFDLKKYSASEDALLRLLPVIKTSKAALLSGCNLSERSCEALSSVLSSQSSSLRELDLSNNNLQDSGVNLLSAGMKSPHCTLKTLSLSGCLITEEGCASLASALSSNPSYLRELDLSYNHPGDSGLKLLSAPAPDWRLHTLRVEPDGVQWLRPDLTKYSCELTIDTNTVNTKIKLCDNNRKVTRVEEEQSYPDHPKRFDHWPQLVCTTALSGRCYWEVKWTKAVRVSVSYRGMTRRGDKDDRVFGWNDQSWSLSCSNDGYSFRHNKKVTSISSSSVSDRVAVYVDCPAGTLSFYRVSSDSLIHLYTLNTTFTEPLYPGFAVWWPGSSVSLCSV; via the exons ATGCTGATCAGATGCAGGAACAGAGGAAAGTTTGCCCAGGACCACCAACTCAGGAACAAGGGAGACGTTGACCGGGACCCCCGGCAACAGCTGATGCATCAGGAAGCGACTCAGGAACAGGAGAG AGTGGACCAGGAGATCTCAGAGGTTCCCAGTGGTCAGTCTGACCAGCAGCATCAAACATACCTGGACTCCGTATTTATG ctgctggaggagaacattGTCACTTTTGTGAAGAACGAGCTGAAGAAGATCAAGAAAGTTGTAGGTCCAGATTACTCAGAATGCtcagagagtcagagggaggatgaAGAGGTGTTGAAcagtgaggatgaggagcagaggaggagcagcagagaggcattTCTGCAGATCACACTGGACTTCCTGAGGgaaatgaaggaggaggagctggctgactgtctgcagagca AATCTCCTGTTATGTGCCAGCCTAGACTCAAAGCTAAGCTGAAGGAgaagttccagtgtgtgtttgaggggatcgCTAAAGCAGGAAACCCAACCCTTCTGAATGagatctacacagagctctacatcacagagggagggactggagaggtcaatgatgaacatgaggtcagacagattgaaacagcatccaggaaaccagacagaccagaaacaaccatcagacaagaagacatctttaaatCCTCACCTGGAAGAGatgaaccaatcagaacagtgatgacaaagggagtggctggcattgggaaaacagtcttaacacagaagttcactctggactgggctgaaAACAAAGCCAACTGggacatacagttcacatttccattcagcttcagagagctgaatgtgctgaaagagaaaaagttcagcttggtggaacttgttcatcacttctttactgaaaccaaagaagcaggaatctgcaggtttgatcagttccaggtcgtgttcatctttgacggtctgGATGAGTGTCGACCTCCTCTGgacttccacaacactgagatcctgactgatgttacagagtccacctcagtggacgtgctgctgacaaacctcatcagggggaaactgcttccctctgctcgcctctggataaccacacgacctgcagcagccaatcagatccctcctgagtgtgttgacatggtgacagaggtcaAAGGGTTCACTGACGAACAGAAGGAGGAAtacttcaggaagaggttcaGAGATGAGGATCAGGCCAGCAGgatcatctcccacatcaaaacatcacgaagcctccacatcatgtgccacatcccagtcttctgctggatcactgctacagttctggaggaggtgttgaaaaccagagagggaggagagctgcccaagaccctgactcagatgtacatccacttcctggtggttcagTCAAAATTGAAGAATGTCAAGTATGATGGAGGAGCTGAGACAgatccacactggagtccaAAGACCAGGAAGATGATTGagtctctgggaaaactggcttttgagcagctgcagaaaggaaacctgatcttctatgaatcagacctgacagagtgtggcatcgatatcagagcagcctcagtgtactcaggagtgttaacacagatctttaaagaggagagagggctgtACCAGGACAAGGTGTTCTGCTTTGTCCACctgagtgttcaggagtttctggctgctcttcatgtccatctgaccttcatcaACTCTGGAGTCAATCTACTCTCAGAAGAACAGTCCACCTCCCACAATTCCAAGAAAAGAAATTCCAAGAAAGAATCCAAAGAGACAAACTTCTACAAGAGTGCTTTGAACAAGGCCTTacagagtccaaatggacacTTAGACTTgttcctccgcttcctcctgggTTTTTCGCTGCAGACCAATCAGACTCTCCTACAAGGTCTattgagacagacaggaagtcactCACAGaccaatcagaaaacagtccagTACATCAAGCTGAAGATTGAAGAGACTTCCTCTTTAGAGAAAACcatcaacctgttccactgtctgaatgaactgaatgatcgGTCTCTAGTGGAGGAGATCCAAAAGTCCTTGACTTCAGGAAGTCTCTCTACAGataaactgtctcctgctcagTGGTCAGCTCTGGGGTTCATCTTACTGTCATCAGACAAAGAACTGGatgtgtttgacctgaagaaatactctgcttcagaggaTGCTCTTCTGAGGCTGCTGCCAGTGATCAAAACATCCAAGGCAGCCCT actgagtggctgtaacctctcagagagaagctgtgaagctttgtcctcagtcctcagctcccagtcctctagtctgagagagctggacctgagtaacaacaacctgcaggattcaggagtcaacctgctgtctgctggaaTGAAGAGTCCACACTGTACACTGAAAACTCTCAG tctATCAGGTTGTCTGatcacagaggaaggctgtgcttctctggcttcagctctgagctccaacCCCTCCtatctgagagagctggacctgagctacaatcatccaggagactcaggactgaagctgctgtctgctccagctccagacTGGAGACTGCACACTCTCAG gGTGGAGCCTGATGGAGTTCAATGGTTGAGACCAGATCTGAcgaagt attcctgtgaactcacaatagacacaaacacagtgaacacaaagATCAAACTGtgtgacaacaacaggaaggtgaCACGTGTAGAGGAGGAACAGTCGTATCCTGATCATCCAAAAAGATTTGACCACTGGCCTCAGCTGGTGTGTACAACTGCTCTGAGTGGTCGATGTTACTGGGAGGTCAAGTGGACCAAAGCAGTTCGTGTATCAGTGAGTTACAGAGGAatgacaaggagaggagacaaagacgATCGTGTTTTTGGATGGAACGATCAGTCCTGGAGCCTGAGCTGCTCTAATGATGGTTACTCTTTCCGGCACAATAAGAAAGTGACAtctatctcctcctcctctgtctctgacagagtagcagtgtatgtggactgtcCCGCTGGcactctgtccttctacagagtctcctctgactcactgaTCCACCTCTACACCTTGAACACCACATTCACTGAACCTCTGTATCCTGGGTTTGCAGTCTGGTGGCCTggttcctcagtgtctctgtgttcagtgtaG